The Bombyx mori chromosome 4, ASM3026992v2 region GTTGTGGAAAAAACTGTCAGACTTTTTAGTGGGGGTCATGGACATTCTCATGGAGACAAAAAGAAGACTGATgataaattgaaaaagaaaacaaaggataataaaaataaacaagaagaCATCAAGATTGCTGGATATTTAAATTTAGCTGCTGATTTTACACATAACTTTACTGATGGACTTGCAATTGGAGCTTCTTTTATTGCAGGCCAAAGTATCGGATATATAACCACAGTTACCATTCTTCTACATGAGATTCCACATGAAATTGGTGACTTTGCCATTTTGGTCCAATCTGGCTGTTCAAGAAAGAAAGCTATGCTATTACAATTGCTTACTGCTTTTGGAGCAATTTCAGGGACCTTTATTTCAATTTACTTAAGAGGTTCAGGGGAAGGCCTTGTCTCATCTCTGATATTACCTTTCACAGCAGGaggatttatttatattgctaCAGTATCAGTAATCCCTGAGTTATTGGAAGGCTCGAACAACAAATTTTCCCAATCCATTAAAGAAATAATTGCACTCTTAGCTGGAGTGTACATGATGGTACTTATAGCACAATATGaataaatttatagaatttttagataaaatgtaattttttattccaataaaataacatcacaaaaagttttcttttttttttgtaaaactccTGTATCGGTGGAATGAATATCTCTAAagacatttgaaaataaaactaataataaaaaggtaatTATCATAATATTACACTAAATAAATCTCACATCTGAAAACTTTCACAAAACTTATTTCTTCATAATTTGGTTTAATCAATGTAGCAATGCTGTCATAATTTGTCAGAAACTATTAATTGGAACAAGCATTCTCACTTATAACTTCTCCATTGCTGTATCTATGAATAcctaaaatgttaatatttcaaGTGCtattaagtaaatttaaaactattgttTACTGTCTTTTAGAACAATAACTAATAAACTGTAAAGTTTTGCTTTATTACTTATTAGAAACTGCGGGAAACGttttatttacagttttgttttcttaatttagtgtttcttctgcCTTATGCATGTAATGGTCTattattcttccaaaaagtaTTGAACTCTCAGTAAACTCAGGGTATTTTACTATGATTTTCCATTTTTCTCACCTAACATCTACAGCATTATCTTAAGTacctcatttaattttatttcgtgTTTGGGCTACATTCCCTCGGTTTATCCAATacacaaatgaaataaaatgctaattaaatgtcaattaatttttttcttttaatattaaaattgtatttttattaaggaATTCTTATTTCCTGAAAGCCACTGCTAACATATTGGTTGGGACCTTTATAAATGTACAACATACTTTAGtgctatttttatattgtattcatTCACTTCATGAAAGCATTTTGAGAAATTGAGATGATCTTTTCATCTCAATTTTATCACCACATAATTCTCCACCAAAGcacagttcatccatactagctGGAAAGCTGTTCATCCAGTTATTTTCAATATCAGTGAACACTCACTATCAGATGAACCATTGGGTGTACCTATTGGGTGTACAGAAAATTCCAAAGGGTGAAAAGGAACAAACTACTATCTTAAAGTCATGTCAAATCAAATGGGAAAGTACATCAGATACATTCCAAGTGGTTTGTGTGATTAATTTAAACATAAACAGTATACAATGGATCTAAAATCCATAAGATTAAAGTGATTTATCACATTAATTTGAAAACAGGCAAGGTGCAAAAAAAGGTTATGTCTAAGCAACCATTCATTAAACTTTCATTAGTACAAAACCCTTCTGTTAAAACACCTAATAAATGAAAGAATCAATgagttgaattttttatttgtttagtttACTTCTTCTTTGATACACCAACAGTTCTTCCTCTCCTGCCAGTAGTCTTAGTGTGCTGACCACGCACACGAAGGCCCCAGTAATGTCGCATCCCTCTGTGAGCGCGAATCTTCTTGAGCCTCTCCAAATCTTCACGGAGTTTTGAATCCAAGTTGGAGGAGGTCAGCTGGCTGTATTTACCATCAACAATATCCTTTTGCCTATTTAGGAACCAGTCTGGTATCTTATACTGCCTAGGATTCGACATGATAGTGATAATTTTTTCAACCTGAAACAATTTTTGCACTTTATCCTTCTGCAATGGACAACTTTAGCCTCATTTCTTAAAGTTTATTATGCATAGAAACATTGACATGGTGATATCTATGAGATCCGGTAACACCACTTAACAGTATATGAACTGTGAATCAGCCATCCAgccactaaaataaataaattgtttattgttaGTCCTTTTGCaatttatctaaattttttatttttttgatttataGTAAAAAAGCAATAagcattacattacatttttaaatctgACATATTGTGTGCAAACTTAGTACCTAAATATCTAACGCCGTACCCTAATTTCTTTAAATACATAACTGCAATTGCCTTAAAATTCGTTCTTGAATGATTtatggtataaaaaaaatacaaaggtcattaatgaattaaactggcttaatataaaatttagcacAATTAAATTTTTCACCTTACTGTGTATAtgtatgacaaaataaaaaattttatttattgcaaaggTGAGTGAGACTATGCTTTTATATTAACTTATGTCATAAGTTGTTATTAGACATGTTACATACACTTCATAATGTGTATGGTGCAACCCACCTAGAAACATGAGTTTggagtctatttctgccgtgaagcagtaatgcgtttcggtttgaagggtggggcagccgttgtaactataattgagaccctagaacttatatctcaaggtgggtggcgcatttacgttgtagatgtctatgggctccagtaaccacttaacaccaggtgggctgtgagctcgtccactcatctaagcaataaaaaaaaaaaaaaaaaatcccaacaAGGATTGTCCGAACATTCTAACTTCAATGCATGACTACTTCAGAGTAGCAGTCGGTGATATGGTTATACCTACTGTTGCATCATACACCCCACCACCCGTAAAATAAGCATTTTacttatagaaaattcaaaattactAATTTCTTGATCAAAAATCTTCTTAATCTATAACTTCTTGTCTTCTTTGATGTACTAATGTATTGAGAAATGCAATTCTAAAACATGAACTTTTTGTCCAACAccaaataattgtaaaaaatacatgagaaattatgttattttcgcTTTTCTCACTacattaaattgatttaatttaaaaatctagGTCTAGTTCTGTATTCTAATTATTAgttgatgtttaaaataatgaagTAAAATGATTATGTGGCCCAAGATCAATctaatttttattgattacttTTCAGAGGACGAAAAATTATGTTTGGaatgaatatgaaaaataaaataccattTATCTCAACTTTTGgggtattttgaatattttgtcatatccaaaaatatatttaaataccttTTAATTCAGAACCTCAATAGAACTtgttaataacaacaaaaacatgACTAGAAAAAATACTGACATTAGTTTATAATGTAAGAATGTTGTTTTGTAGGGTGACAACAAAAATGCATTATGAGAATGATTTGAAAGTTTACGCACCCTTGTTCTTAGGGTTTATAGttccatttatttaatttatatttgcttATTAAACATTTCTTGAAACTATGTGCATTCGGGACAAAAACTACCATGAATCCTGTGTACCTAAAATCTTGTTACTGTTTCAGACAgaccttaattattatttttgtactagGTACTATTTTTCGTGCGTTTTTAGTTACATTCCGAGGAGAGTACGGTAGTGCAATGAAGTTTAATAAATCCCGACCCTTATTGTTTCTAGGATCATATTTAGAAGTCAAACTAACATACAGTACCATTATTGATATATGATTTATGTTCAAAACATACCTCTTCTTCTGTGCATTCGCCAGCACGCTTGTCAAGATCAATGTCGGCTTTTTTGAGAACAATGTTGGAGTACCTCCGGCCAACACCTTTGATAGCCGTCATCGCAAACATAACCTTGCGTTTGCCATCGATGTTCGTATTCATGATACGAAGAATATGTTGAAATTTGTCTGGAATGACCAGCGACTGTAACATACAAGATGTTTTACTTCCTCAAATAATATCAACAATACCTTTCTCTTACTCCACATTACGCAATTCAAAACTTTTAAGCACTTCATGATTAATGATTACTGAAATAAATACAGATTATTTACCATTTTGGTTAAGTTTCTAACCAACGTTCCCAAACACAACACAGGGGAAACGAAAAGAAAAACGGAGCAAAGCTGATCTATGGTATCTATTATAACATAgagtaaaattacaattttcaaaaacaGGAAGGCCAAAGTATCACAATCCCAATGTGTTGTTTATGGTCGACGTTGTGTCAGGTAAAATAACTTTCTTGACTAAGCCTAAGCCAGTGCTAACATGGCCTACAGCATGAGTTCAAATCGGCAAAATAAACGTTCTAATTTCTCAATTTATCgtacaaacagaaaaaaaatcaaccaatggttttaaaaatatcaatttaattgTTGTGTTCTTATTTCTTGGAACTTTTAATTCGCCATTATAAATCACAAGCTAAATttcctattaataaataatatcatcaATTTTATAACAACATTGAAAACAACCATgaactaaaactaaaacatttaatttattgaaactatacattgtaaaaattatacataaaatatactgACGCTATaatcttcttatcagcccacggaaacgtccactgctgaacatagctcccccccccccccccttatgtaagaccggtcctgcgctgcctgcatccagcggatccccgcgaacctcaataggcaTCGTTCTAGCTTGTGTGTGGCGGTCCATTTTATCAACGTgaacaatataattttgcgaTAACTTTCAGTTTAAATTAAAGCGTCTAGCGTCTTGTTGGCTCCCACAAGACGTGGGACTCTCGTACAATTTCTACTTCTACTaatctaaattaataaattgacaGAATAATCATTTTATTCATGTTACTCTACTCCTCGCGCTTTtgctaaaaataattatagtacgatgtgcttagtgagagttttttaacactgtcgacagcgtaaaagttaactcaaatttgtatgcagttggaacagcaaaTCGAACAGAAAACGTAGGTAAACATTCCAACtccaaatttgagttaacttttacactatcaaGAACGTAGAAAATTCGCCCTAAGCATACGGACGCAGACTTGTGTAACTCATGAGTGATTTGTTCCGATTAATTGTTAAATGAACCGTTCTGAGTAAAATGAActtgtttatatttatgtaatgtttttCGGAGTCCACCTAACTCCAACTTTctgctctgtgtgcttagtgcgagtttattaacgttctcgatagcgtaaaagttaacccaattttgtatgcaattgaaacagcgcccctaacggcaaacgtaggcaaacgatcccattccatacaaatatgagctaacttttacgctatcgagaacgttcaaaaactcgcaccaCACTGAATACTCGCTACCGTGTTGACTCAATACAGATTCACATTCACAACTCCCATAAAACCAATTTGGAACTGCCGAACGATTTTGTGAATCAAATTCAATTTCCGGCACGAGGTTTTGTGTATGAGTTCAAGAACGCAAACAACTTGTccaaagtaaattttttttcactttttgaATTGACTATTAAATTTGACTGGTAAATAGAAGCGAATTCAAAGCTAAATAGATCTTTATCCTTAGACCTATATTCTTGTATTTTGAAATgtcttatttatgtatatctttacgaagttgccgttttacaaGGCCATATTATTATGACACATCATGCATGcctagaaaaaaatttaaattctagcaataaatcataaattcaaattacctaatcttatttataaaatatggaattctattttcaaattcggTCATTTGATTAGTGCTTTGTTTTCATCACATTCATGTTAATATAggtatagtaaaaatatatgtaataatggAATAAGAGTTCCATCGCGGCAACAATGCCGCACAAACAACCCACAAcattaattatatatgtatggAGTGAACACTTTGAGTAAGCCTTTCCGGAAATTTGATATAAAATACGAACGCCTAAATCTATACAATCATCAACGACGAATCAGAAGCGATCGTGGAAAATAACGACACTCAAGCTATCGTTGAATTAGCAACAGCTTTTAATGCTAGCATCAATACAATATAGGTTTATTTGCGTCAAATTGGGAAAGTAACAAAACTTGTTATGTAGTTGCTGTACCAATTGAACGATCGCCAACGCGACGAACGCATTAAAATATAAGTTGCGTATACAGTTGCTCGACAGACTCAGAAAGTAAGGGATTTTAAACCGCATTATTACTTGCcaagaaaaaattattatttttaataattgtaagcGGTCATCATGTTGATTATACCCTGGTTAAGCAATTAAGCAATGCCCTAAACAAAAACACATCCATAAAAGTCATGGTCAATATTTGATGGTCTAGTGCCGGTATCACACCTTCTGATCAAATGGCAACAGCATTACTGCAGATGTGTGACATGAGGAACTGGACAAAAGTTGAATGCTCGCATAAATAACTATTTGCTATTTGAGATTAATTATGGTAAATCCATTAGGACTTCTTGGAAAGCTTATCATTGTCATGATATATAACCAAATACTTGAAATTGAAAAACTTATTGTGGTTTATATGTGCCTTTTGGGGGAAATCGAGAGAAATTACACTTGATTAAATACCAAACACTTTTTTCTTGAAAAATCAGCTGCTAGCGACATCTTTACCAGATTTCGTGGGCCAGTGTCCTACACTATCACAATTGAAATAgagtatagattaaaaataCCCTCTGCTGGCAACAATACTCAATAGCCAATATTTCATGAGTGTTCTTCCGTCGTCCGCCGGTttctatttttcaaaaaacagGATTGAGTCAGTCTTTTGCAACATAAACTTAAGAATAGTGAAACAATGCACGCAGAAACAACATTAACGCTTATACAAATACTTGAGAAGACAGTTTCACCTGGTAAGTAATATGACTAACATCAACATGAACATGGATGGCGTTATAGAAAATAACGTACTTTTGCTACCTATAAACTATGCCATGATTCTGAAATTTATCCGGAAAAACTGTAGAATGGATAAAAAAATGGCATTTCTCAGCAAAAAGCATTTGAATTAAAACGAGACTGTAATTTTATCTAGTATCACCAACCGCAATGCTTACCTGTCATCCAGGAAACTTCTAGTTCAGCTTTCGAACCTCACGATGTCTGTGTTATTAACATTCAATGAAAAAGTGTGCTATAACTTTTGAATTCAATAGCTATTTTAATTCATTGtacatataaaaaacaaaaaaataagtttaaggTTAGAAAATAGTGGATATTCTGTAGTATTAAATGAATAGGTAACGATTTTGTACATACATACCCTAATAAGAAAGAAACAATGTGCAACAGGGgccgtataaaatatatttaaacaacattatttcaaagtataaaaatatttattaagaaattataataaaagaagTAGTGGTACTAAATAATCAATTGGTTTTGATGTTCCCTTGGCATGGATGACTTGGATTAGTGATCGTGactactcaccattaggtggccCATATTCTCGCCTGGTTTCAGtggtaataaaatacaaaaaagacCTCACAAATTTGATTCTCTAACACCTTTTGTTTTCATGTGACATATCAGTATACAGACATAGTTAAATTTGGGGTACTTCACTTTGTAAATTATGTACTTAGATTATGGTTATTGCTTACAGATCGAAATGAATTGGAAGCAGCAGTTAGATACCTCGACCATGCTGCCACCACAAATTTCACAACATTCATCAAAATGTTGTCCGATGTCCTTCTCCAAGGTGGTAACAGTCAAGTGGCTAGGATGGCAGCTGGTTTGCAATTGAAAAATCATCTCACTTCTAAAGATCCTACACTTAAACAACAATATCAACAAAGATGGCTGGCTTTGGCAGAAGATGTTCGActttatataaaagaaaatgtaaGGCAATATTGCAAACAAGAAACAAGTGAAACATTGAAAAATTCACTAATaagttacttaataataaaaatatatataatattatctctAAGCTAAATTGCTCAATTATTGTCTAAATAGCAATTCCCTGTATGTCTTacttagattaaaattaaaattagtaataaatataatttaacacaacactaataaatacaaacacacaagacatctaaaacgtaattacgccacccatcttgagatacaagttctaaggtctcaggtatagttatagTATAGAGCTTGAACTAATGAAGGTGGAGAATCTGATAAGTTCCATCAGGTGTAGGTAACcaagttatatttaattttaatactagtTTCTTTTTTAGATATTAGCTGCTATAGGAACAGAGAATAGTCGTCCAAGTTCAGCAGCACAGTGTGTGGCGTATGTGGCAGTAGCTGAGCTCCCAGTAGGACAATGGAATGATCTAATACCAATTCTTGTAGAAAATGTTGTTCATGTCCAATCTACTGAACTCAAAAAGGAAGCGACTTTGGAGGCTATTGGTAACTGAATGAACATTTGATAGTTAAAAGAGCTATGACAAAttatgttatataaataaacaaaaaaaaaattacagttttaaTTGTGCTTTATAACTAAAGGCAAATTGCTATTAATCTCTTTAACAATACTGATGTATTTCTTATTCTTCTAGGCTACATTTGTCAGGATATTGATGCTGAAGTATTAACAGAAAGAAGTAATCAAATTCTTACGGCCATCATACATGGCATGAGGTCAACTGAACCCAGTAATCATGTTCGACTAGCTGCTACTCAAGCTTTGCTCAACTCTCTAGAATTCACCAGAGCGAActttgaaaaagaaaatgaaagaaaCTTTATTATGGAGGTTGTCTGTGAAGCCACACAGTCTAGTGACATGAGAATCAGCGTTGCTGCTTTGCAATGCTTAGtaagttttataaatatataatgtgAATCcaagtattatatttaaaattaaaataaaataccaccTTAGCTACCACATTAGCTTTCTTCCCATGAAAgtagaaaaaattatataccTCAGGAATATTACTTTTTTGTGGATAGTATCCTTTTATGTCCTTTTCTGTACTCTTGACAGcatttatgtaaaatttcataattaatgATTGATTAGTTAGATATGAAAGTGTATGAAttacaatttatattaatattacatttactcagttataaatttataatattaacatgAATAACAAAGCTAAGACTTATTTTTTGGGATACCAGCTATTGAcatgattaaatttaaacaattactgtattaattaatttaaaaaatagtttttaatcaAACAAAATTATCTTCAGGTGAAAATTTTATCACTTTATTATCAACATATGGAACCTTACATGGGACAAGCTCTATTCCCCATAACACTTGAGGCTATGAAATCTGATATTGATGAGATTTCATTACAAGGTATTGAATTCTGGTCCAATGTGAGCGATGAGGAAATAGATCTCGCAATTGAAGAAGCTGAAGCAGTTGAAGCAGGTATGAAAGTGATACTTCTATTCTCCtgttgtgtttaaaaaaatgacTAAGTATAAACTTTCTAAATTCATTATTACTTCAAATTCACAGGTCGACCTCCAACTAGAACTTCACGATTCTATGCAAGAGGGGCACTTCAATACCTTGCACCTGTCTTGAtgcaaaaactaacaaaacaagATGATTCTGATGATGAATTGGAATGGAATCCGTCAAAGGCTGCTTCTGTTTGTCTTATGCTTTTGTCAAATTGCTGTGAAGACGAAATTGTACCGCATGTGTTACCGTTTATTAATTGTAACATTAAAAGTGAAAATTGGCGATACAGAGAAGCTGCTCTAATGGCATTTGGTTCAATTCTTGGTGGTCTTGGAGCTAACACTCTGAAACCATTAGTGGAAAATGCCATGCCAACTTTGATTGAAGCGATGTATGATTCTAGTATAGCTGTAAGGGACACCGCTGCTTGGACATTTGGTAGAATTTGTGAAATTGTCCCTGAAGCTGCTATCAATGAAACATATTTGAAACCATTATTAGAGAGTCTTGTAAATGGTTTAAAAGCTGAACCTAGAGTTGCAGCTAATGTTTGTTGGGCATTCACCGGTTTGGCAGAAGCAGCATACGAGGCAGCGGATGGGGGTGATTCTAATCAGCCAAAGACATATTGCAtgtcaaattattttgatttcatcGTTCAGAGATTACTTGAAACAACGGATCGTCAAGATGCTGCTCAACATAATTTGAGATCAGCTGCATATGAAGCTCTAATGGAAATGGTCAAAAATTCGCCCAGTGACTGTTATGTCACAGTCCAAAAGACCACTATGGTTATACTTGAGAGACTCCAACAAGTTCTACAAATGGAAATACATGTTTCTAGTCAAGCTGACCGTTCTCAATTTAACGACCTCCAAAGTTTATTATGTGCTACCTTGCATTCGGTTCTAAAAAAAGTTACTCCTGATGATGCTCCTCAAATATCAGACACAATAATGACTGCTTTGTTAACTGTATTTGCAAGTAATGCTGGAAAAGCAGGCAGTGTTCAGGAGGATGCTCTGATGGCTGTTTCTACTCTTGTTGAAGTCTTAGGAGAAGAGTTTTTAAAATACATGGATACATTCAAAAAATACCTTTATACTGGTCTTAAAAACCACCAGGAGTACCAAGTTTGCATTGCAGCTGTAGGATTGACTGGTGATATCTGTCGCGCCTTGAAAAATAAGGTCAGTAAAATCTATTTGACAAACTTTATTATCAATTTATTATCTGTCagcaattgtaattttttcgttatttattttatttgcagaTGGCACCCTATTGTGATGAGATAATAGTTTTGTTATTGGAGAATTTAGGTGATCCATCAATTCACCGATCAGTGAAGCCTGAAATATTATCTGTATTTGGAGACATTGCTTTGAGTATTGGTAGCGATTTTGGAAAATATTTTGATGTCGTCATGCAAATGCTATTGCAGGTATGTCTGTTCATAAAGGGTCGAAAGCTTAGCTATAAAGTGCAGTAGTTTGTCCTGGGTAAATCAATCCTGTACTAAATGAGGACATGTTACATATATTGGGATACCAAGTTaacgaattttataatattgtctgtctgataacatttaataatgaaatgatTGCAGGCTAGTAATGCTCAAGTGGACCATAACGACTATGATATGGTTGAATATTTGGGTGAACTCCGCGAAAGCGTTCTGGAAGCATACACTGGAATCATTCAAGGCCTTAAAGGTGTAGGTTCTCAGGTATGTTACTATAGTTTCTTGAA contains the following coding sequences:
- the RpS18 gene encoding ribosomal protein S18 isoform X1, whose amino-acid sequence is MLQSLVIPDKFQHILRIMNTNIDGKRKVMFAMTAIKGVGRRYSNIVLKKADIDLDKRAGECTEEEVEKIITIMSNPRQYKIPDWFLNRQKDIVDGKYSQLTSSNLDSKLREDLERLKKIRAHRGMRHYWGLRVRGQHTKTTGRRGRTVGVSKKK
- the LOC101742901 gene encoding importin subunit beta-1 isoform X1; translation: MHAETTLTLIQILEKTVSPDRNELEAAVRYLDHAATTNFTTFIKMLSDVLLQGGNSQVARMAAGLQLKNHLTSKDPTLKQQYQQRWLALAEDVRLYIKENILAAIGTENSRPSSAAQCVAYVAVAELPVGQWNDLIPILVENVVHVQSTELKKEATLEAIGYICQDIDAEVLTERSNQILTAIIHGMRSTEPSNHVRLAATQALLNSLEFTRANFEKENERNFIMEVVCEATQSSDMRISVAALQCLVKILSLYYQHMEPYMGQALFPITLEAMKSDIDEISLQGIEFWSNVSDEEIDLAIEEAEAVEAGRPPTRTSRFYARGALQYLAPVLMQKLTKQDDSDDELEWNPSKAASVCLMLLSNCCEDEIVPHVLPFINCNIKSENWRYREAALMAFGSILGGLGANTLKPLVENAMPTLIEAMYDSSIAVRDTAAWTFGRICEIVPEAAINETYLKPLLESLVNGLKAEPRVAANVCWAFTGLAEAAYEAADGGDSNQPKTYCMSNYFDFIVQRLLETTDRQDAAQHNLRSAAYEALMEMVKNSPSDCYVTVQKTTMVILERLQQVLQMEIHVSSQADRSQFNDLQSLLCATLHSVLKKVTPDDAPQISDTIMTALLTVFASNAGKAGSVQEDALMAVSTLVEVLGEEFLKYMDTFKKYLYTGLKNHQEYQVCIAAVGLTGDICRALKNKMAPYCDEIIVLLLENLGDPSIHRSVKPEILSVFGDIALSIGSDFGKYFDVVMQMLLQASNAQVDHNDYDMVEYLGELRESVLEAYTGIIQGLKGVGSQVRPDIAIVEPHVPAIVNFMIQVANEEDRTDAQMAVISGLMGDLTNAFGAHVLPMLDTKPLTDMLQVARRSRVARTKTLANWATKEMRRVKQTLPLASW
- the LOC101743042 gene encoding zinc transporter zipt-7.2 is translated as MFVRSGIAYFALIVTFTIVYAHSHSHSDESPAFKYSKHANEQKEHDKIYEPDYNLYVSALCSTLFISIVPFFILFFIPIDGTIEKQPLLKILLAFASGGLLGDAFLHLIPHALMPHNDKQGHSHSHSHSHGTQEHGPHDITVGLGVLGGIITFLVVEKTVRLFSGGHGHSHGDKKKTDDKLKKKTKDNKNKQEDIKIAGYLNLAADFTHNFTDGLAIGASFIAGQSIGYITTVTILLHEIPHEIGDFAILVQSGCSRKKAMLLQLLTAFGAISGTFISIYLRGSGEGLVSSLILPFTAGGFIYIATVSVIPELLEGSNNKFSQSIKEIIALLAGVYMMVLIAQYE
- the LOC101742901 gene encoding importin subunit beta-1 isoform X2 → MHAETTLTLIQILEKTVSPDRNELEAAVRYLDHAATTNFTTFIKMLSDVLLQGGNSQVARMAAGLQLKNHLTSKDPTLKQQYQQRWLALAEDVRLYIKENILAAIGTENSRPSSAAQCVAYVAVAELPVGQWNDLIPILVENVVHVQSTELKKEATLEAIGYICQDIDAEVLTERSNQILTAIIHGMRSTEPSNHVRLAATQALLNSLEFTRANFEKENERNFIMEVVCEATQSSDMRISVAALQCLVKILSLYYQHMEPYMGQALFPITLEAMKSDIDEISLQGIEFWSNVSDEEIDLAIEEAEAVEAGRPPTRTSRFYARGALQYLAPVLMQKLTKQDDSDDELEWNPSKAASVCLMLLSNCCEDEIVPHVLPFINCNIKSENWRYREAALMAFGSILGGLGANTLKPLVENAMPTLIEAMYDSSIAVRDTAAWTFGRICEIVPEAAINETYLKPLLESLVNGLKAEPRVAANVCWAFTGLAEAAYEAADGGDSNQPKTYCMSNYFDFIVQRLLETTDRQDAAQHNLRSAAYEALMEMVKNSPSDCYVTVQKTTMVILERLQQVLQMEIHVSSQADRSQFNDLQSLLCATLHSVLKKVTPDDAPQISDTIMTALLTVFASNAGKAGSVQEDALMAVSTLVEVLGEEFLKYMDTFKKYLYTGLKNHQEYQVCIAAVGLTGDICRALKNKMAPYCDEIIVLLLENLGDPSIHRSVKPEILSVFGDIALSIGSDFGKYFDVVMQMLLQASNAQVDHNDYDMVEYLGELRESVLEAYTGIIQGLKGVGSQVRPDIAIVEPHVPAIVNFMIQVANEEDRTDAQMAVISGLMGDLTNAFGAHVLPMLDTKPLTDMLQVARRSRVARTKTLANWATKEMRRVKQTLPLAS
- the RpS18 gene encoding ribosomal protein S18, which gives rise to MSLVIPDKFQHILRIMNTNIDGKRKVMFAMTAIKGVGRRYSNIVLKKADIDLDKRAGECTEEEVEKIITIMSNPRQYKIPDWFLNRQKDIVDGKYSQLTSSNLDSKLREDLERLKKIRAHRGMRHYWGLRVRGQHTKTTGRRGRTVGVSKKK